The stretch of DNA GCTGGGTGTCGATGTTTGGACCCGTGTAGTTCGGTCCGCTGTCGGCCCCGGCGTCCCAGGGCCAAAGGACGACGGTGATATCGTCACGCCACACATTGCCGTCCCGTACATGCACGCCGTTCACGCCTGAAAACCAGTCTGGGCTTGGGGCCAGCATGGTGACAAAAGAGATGTAATCTTGCATTTCATCGACAGTCAATTCGAACGAAAATGCGCCCGGGCTTGCGATCCCCGGCACCAGCAAATGTTCACCGACCCGACCTCGCCTGCGCCCTTCGGCAAGTTCGGCTTCTAGAACATTGACCCGCCCGTTTGTCGCCACCAACGCCACTCCACTCGACGCGGTGTCGCCGTCGCGAAACAGGCTATAGCGCGATGAATGGGCAAAAGCGATCAGCCTGCTCCAGTGGGCATCAAGGTCGGGCGCAGACCAGGTCAAGCTGACATCGACCCGGTAGCGTGCGGTTTCCTGCGCTGCGGCCAGTCCAGCCGCAACCAGCAAGACACCGAATATCAGACCCCTAGCGACGCGGACCAAAAATTTTGCCCGGGTTCATGATGTTCAATGGATCAAGCGCGGTCTTGATGGCCGCCATGTATTCAACGGTGGGTCCCAGTTCCTTGATCAGATAAGGCATCTTTCCTTGCCCGATCCCATGCTCGCCGGTGCAGGTGCCATCCATGCGGATGGCTTCATCAGCGAGATATGCAGTGAACTCTTCGGCCCTACGCACTTCATCATCGTTGTCCATATCAATCAGGACGAGCGAGTGGAAATTCCCGTCACCGACATGGCCAACAATGGGGGCGAGCAGGTCCAGCTCGGCCGCCTTGGCCTGCGCGCCTGTCACCGCTTCGGCCAGCCGCGAGATGGGCACACAGACATCGGTCGAAATGCCCTGCGCACCGGGGCGCAATTGCAGCGTCGCCCAATAAAGATCATGCCGCGCCTTCCACAGCTTGTTGCGCTCTTCCGCGGTGGCGGTGGCTGCGAAATCCGTGCCTCCCACATCTTCGGCGATGGACCCGAACATCTCTGCCTGTTCGATCACAGCGCTGTCCGAGCCATGGAATTCCAACAGCAAGAGCGGCGTCTCGGGCAGGTCAAGCCCGGCATAGGCGTTGGCTGCTCTGACGTTCAATTCATCCATCAACTCGATCCGCGCGACCGGAATGCCGTACTGGATCGTCGTCATCACCGCCTGACAGGCCGCGTCGATAGACGGAAAGGACATGCGCGCCGCCGAAATGGCCTCGGGAATGCCCTGCAGCTTCAGCGTGATCTCAGTGATCAGGCCCAGCGTGCCCTCTGACCCGATCAAAAGCCGCGTCATGTCGTACCCGGCAGAGGTCTTCTTGGCCCGCTGCGCTGTGCGGATGATGCGCCCATCGGCCATCACCGCCTCAAGGCTCAGGACATTGTCCTTCATCGTGCCATAGCGCACCGCATTGGTGCCCGACGCGCGGGTGGAGGCCATACCGCCCAGTGACGCATTTGCCCCTGGGTCGATGGGAAAGAACAGGCCCCTGTCGCGCAAGTAAGTGTTCAACTGCTCGCGCGTGACACCGGGTTGCACGACGCAGTCCAGGTCTTCGGCGTTGACGGCGAGGATCTTGTCCATCTGCGTCAGATCCACGGAAATACCACCCGCAGGCGCGTTCACGTGCCCTTCAAGCGATGTACCGGTCCCGAACGGTATTACCGGCACCTCGTGGGTCGCGCACACCTTGACGATGCCCGACACCTCTTTGGTCGAGGCGGGGAAAACAACAGCGTCGGGCGCCTGCGCACGGATCCATGTGGTCGTGTGGGCGTGCTGGTCCCGCATCGCTTGCCCGGTGTGGAACCGGTCGCCGAACTGCTGCTTGAGGATCCCGAGCGCGGTCGCGATCCCCTCTTCGTTGCGTGGCAGATCCATCGCCTGCGGCATGCTCTTTCCTCCCTTGATGCGGTGGGGTCAGTCGCCCAGCGCGATCCCTTCGCGGCGCGGGTCTGCCCCGCCTTGCAGCGTCTCGCCAATCTCAATCGCATGCAGGCCCGAGTTCAACCCCCGCACGTTCACTTCAAAGCCAAGGGCTTCAAGTTGCGGGGCCAAGTCGGCGGCGGAGGTGCCCTCTTCAAAGTCATAAGTGCCGAAACGATTGACCGCATGGGGCAAACTGACCGCCTGTTGCACGTCCATGTCCCAATCCATCCACGCTATGATCGACTTGGCCGTATAGCCGATAATCCGGCTGCCGCCGGGCGAGCCGATGGCCAGCACCGGCGCGTCATCCTTCATCACGATGGTCGGCGACATCGACGACCGGGGACGCTTGCCCGGCGCCAGCGCATTGGCGATCGGCACGCCGTCCACATGGCTGCGGAAGCTGAAGTCGGTCAGTTCGTTGTTCAAAAGGAACCCGTGCACCATGAGGCGCGAGCCAAATGCATTTTCGATAGTCGTCGTCATGGAGGCGACGTTGCCGAAGCTGTCCACGATGGAAATGTGCGAGGTTGAAGGCAGTTCGAGGCTTTCGTCATCCGCCCAGTTGCGGCTGTGATCGAACGCAGGATTGCCCGGTGCGACCTCGGGCAAGGCCGCTTCGCCCCCAGCAAGGCGGCCCTGTCTTCGAGATATGCAGGATCAACCAGCCCAGCGGTGGGCATAGGGACGTGATCGCTGTCGGCCATGAACCGGCCCCGATCCGCAAAGGCCAAACGCGACGCATCGCCGATCAGCCGCCAGCTTTCCGGGTTTTCCGCCCCAAGTTCCGCCAGATCATAGCTGTCCAGCATCCCGAGGATCTGCCCCACGGTCAGCGCACCGGACGACGGTGGCCCCATGCCGCAGACATCGTGATCGCGATAGGTGACACAGACCGGTGGGCGTTCCTTGACCTGATAGACCGCGAGGTCAAGTTCGGACAG from Tateyamaria omphalii encodes:
- a CDS encoding spondin domain-containing protein, whose translation is MLVAAGLAAAQETARYRVDVSLTWSAPDLDAHWSRLIAFAHSSRYSLFRDGDTASSGVALVATNGRVNVLEAELAEGRRRGRVGEHLLVPGIASPGAFSFELTVDEMQDYISFVTMLAPSPDWFSGVNGVHVRDGNVWRDDITVVLWPWDAGADSGPNYTGPNIDTQPRQSIRLLTHPDFLKEDGLRPVGEATFTRLP
- a CDS encoding FAD-binding oxidoreductase, which translates into the protein MPQAMDLPRNEEGIATALGILKQQFGDRFHTGQAMRDQHAHTTTWIRAQAPDAVVFPASTKEVSGIVKVCATHEVPVIPFGTGTSLEGHVNAPAGGISVDLTQMDKILAVNAEDLDCVVQPGVTREQLNTYLRDRGLFFPIDPGANASLGGMASTRASGTNAVRYGTMKDNVLSLEAVMADGRIIRTAQRAKKTSAGYDMTRLLIGSEGTLGLITEITLKLQGIPEAISAARMSFPSIDAACQAVMTTIQYGIPVARIELMDELNVRAANAYAGLDLPETPLLLLEFHGSDSAVIEQAEMFGSIAEDVGGTDFAATATAEERNKLWKARHDLYWATLQLRPGAQGISTDVCVPISRLAEAVTGAQAKAAELDLLAPIVGHVGDGNFHSLVLIDMDNDDEVRRAEEFTAYLADEAIRMDGTCTGEHGIGQGKMPYLIKELGPTVEYMAAIKTALDPLNIMNPGKIFGPRR